One Setaria italica strain Yugu1 chromosome II, Setaria_italica_v2.0, whole genome shotgun sequence DNA segment encodes these proteins:
- the LOC101759933 gene encoding dolichyl-diphosphooligosaccharide--protein glycosyltransferase 48 kDa subunit has product MATPRHLLLLLALALAPLLAVAAAEGAAEEGPRGRRLLVLLDDLAVRSSHSAFFGSLQARGFDLDFRLADDPKLSLHRYGQYLYDGLVLFAPSTPRFGGSVDQNAVLEFIDAGHDMILAADSSASDLIRGIATECGVDFDEDPEAMVVDHINYAVTDVDGDHTLIAGDDLIQSDVILGSKKIEAPVLFRGIGHAVNPSNNLVLKVLSASPSAYSANPKTKLASPPSLTGSAISLVSVMQARNNARVLVSGSLDLFSNRFLKSGVQKAGSKKRYERAGNEQFVTETSKWVFHERGHLKAVNVKHHKVGETNEPGMYRINDDLEYSVEIYEWSGTSWKPYVADDVQLQFFMMSPYVLKTMSTDKKGLYSISFKVPDVYGVFQFKVEYQRLGYTGLSFTKQIPVRPYRHNEYERFITSAYPYYTASFSSMGAFFIFSFVYLYHK; this is encoded by the exons ATGGCGACGCCgcggcacctcctcctcctcctcgccctcgccctcgcgcCCCTCCTCGCGGTCGCGGCCGCGGAGGGGGCCGCCGAGGAGGGGCCCCGCGGGCGCCGCCTGCTGGTCCTCCTGGACGACCTGGCCGTGCGGTCCTCGCACTCGGCCTTCTTCGGCTCCCTCCAGGCGCGCGGCTTCGATCTCGACTTCCGCCTCGCCGACGACCCCAAACTCTCGCTCCACCGCTACGGACAGTACCTCTACGACGGCCTCGTGCTCTTCGCCCCCTCCACCCCAC GTTTTGGTGGATCAGTGGACCAGAATGCGGTTCTAGAGTTTATCGACGCTGGCCATGATATGATCCTGGCGGCAGATTCGTCTGCCTCCGATCTTATCCGTGGCATTGCGACGGAGTGTGGGGTTGATTTTGATGAG GATCCAGAGGCAATGGTTGTTGACCACATTAATTATGCTGTCACGGATGTTGATGGTGATCACACCTTGATTGCCGGCGATGATCTCATCCAGTCAGATGTGATACTGGGGTCTAAAAAGATTGAG GCTCCTGTGTTGTTTCGTGGAATTGGACACGCAGTTAATCCATCAAACAACTTG GTTCTGAAAGTCCTATCTGCCTCTCCATCAGCATATTCAGCAAACCCAAAGACTAAGTTGGCATCTCCTCCATCTCTCACTGGGTCAGCTATATCACTGGTTTCTGTGATGCAG GCAAGAAATAATGCTCGGGTGCTGGTATCTGGATCACTTGATCTGTTTAGCAACCG GTTCTTAAAGTCTGGTGTTCAAAAGGCTGGTAGCAAGAAGAG GTATGAGAGAGCTGGAAATGAGCAGTTTGTGACAGAAACAAGCAAATGGGTTTTCCACGAGAGGGGCCATCTGAAG GCAGTTAATGTCAAGCATCACAAGGTTGGGGAGACAAATGAGCCTGGCATGTACCGCATTAATGATGACCTG GAATACTCGGTTGAGATCTACGAATGGTCTGGAACAAGCTGGAAGCCATATGTTGCTGATGATGTTCAACTTCAGTTTTTCATGATGAGTCCTTATGTTTTGAAAACTATGTCGACTGACAAGAAG GGTTTATATTCAATATCCTTCAAAGTTCCGGATGTTTATGGAGTTTTCCAGTTCAAAGTTGAGTACCAAAGGCTGGGATACACTGGTCTGTCTTTTACAAAGCAG